The genomic stretch GGAAGAGCCGGCTGATGGCAGATCGTCCGGAGACAGCGTTGCTCCAAAGGACGACTCGACTCCTCCCGGTCTCGGGCAAGACTCTCTGCTCTTGCGTCCGGAGAAGGCTCCGCCAGAAAACGTCGGTTCTTCCGTTGCAGAAGAGAATGGGGAAGTGAAGGAGCTTCATCCGTGCAAATACTGTAAGAAGGTCTTCGGGACGCATACCAACATGAGGCGGCATCAGCGCAGAGTCCACGAACGCCATCTGATTCCCAAGGGCGTGCGGCGGAAAGGGGGCCTCCTGGAGGAGCCGCGCCCTCCCGCGGAGCAGGCCCCGCCCGCCCAGAGTGTCTAcgtgcccagcacggagcccgaggaGGACGGGGAGGCCGACGACGTGTACATCATGGACATCTCCAGCAACATCTCTGAAAACTTAAATTTCTACATCGATGGCAAAATTCAGACCAGCAGCAGCACGAGTAACTGTGACGTGATTGAGATGGAGTCCGGTTCGGCCGACTTGTACGGTATCAATTGCCTGCTTACTCCGGTCACGGTGGAAATCACTCAGAATGTAAAGGCCGCACAGGCCCCCGTAGCCGACGATCTTCCTAAAGAGCCTTCCAGCAGCACAAACAGTGAGTCCAAGAAACGGAGAACGGCGAGTCCTCCCGCGCTCCCTAAAATCAAAGCCGAGACGGAGTCTGAGCCCTCGGTGCCCGCGTGTTCCTTGCTGCCTCTCAGCATATCGACTTCGGAGGCGGTGTCTTTCCACAAAGAGAAGAGTGTGTACCTGTCGTCGAAGCTCAAACAACTGCTTCAAACCCAGGACAAACTAACGCCTCCTGCGGGCATTTCGGCAACGGAAATACCGAAGTTAGGTCCCGTTTGCGTGTCTGCTCCCGCGTCGATGCTGCCCGTGACCTCGAGTAGGTTTAAGCGGCGGACCAGCTCTCCCCCCAGTTCCCCACAACACAGTCCTGCCCTCCGAGACTTTGGAAAGCAAAGTGATGGCAAAGCGGTGTGGACCGATGCCGTTCTGGGTTCCAAAAAACCCAAATTAGAAAGTCATAGCAACTCACCAGCGTGGAGTTTgtctgggagagaggagagagaaacggTGAGCCCGCCGGGCTTTGATGAATACAAAGTGTCTAAGGAGTGGGCAGCCGGCCCTACTTTCAGCAACGTGTGCAACCAGCAGCCGCTGGACTTATCCAGCGGTGTCAAACAGAAGGCCGAGGGCACAGGCAAGACCCCGGTCCATTGGGAATCTGTATTAGACCTCAGTGTGCATAAGAAGCCTTGTAGTGACTCTGAAGGCAAGGAGTCGAAAGAAAACCATCTGGTGCAGCCAGCCTGCAGtgtcataaagaaaaagaagccaaccACCCGCATGCTGCAGAAGGTTCTTCTCAACGAGTACAACGGCGTCGATTTACCCGCAGAGAATGCTGCAGACGTGACCCGGAGCCCGAGTCCTTGTCAATCCCTGGATCCCCAGCCAGACTCTGGCCTCGGCCCTGACGCTGGTTTATCGGCCCCTGTGGTCGAGTCCCCGCCTGATGTCTCTCCTTCCTCGCCTGCCCTGCAGACATCTTCCCTTTCTGCCGGGCAGCTGCCTCCTCTCTTGATCCCAACGCATCCCTCTTCCCCCCCGGCCTGTCCTCCTGTGTTGACTGTTGCCACGCCACCCCCTCCACTCCTTCCTACTGTCCCTCTTCCGGCCTCCTCTTCTGGGGCGTCTCCCCGTCCGTGTCCCTCTCCGCTCTCGAATGCTACCGTGCAGTCGCCGCTTCCCATTCTGTCCCCTACGGTGTCCCCCTCGCCATCTCCCATCCCTTCGGTGGAACCTCTCACGTCTGCTGCTTCGCCCGGACCCCCGACCCTTTCCTCATCTTCTTCCTCGTCTTCTTCCTCATCTTcgttctcctcttcttcctcctcctcttccccctcgcCGCCGCCGCTCTCGGCAGTGTCATCCGTTGTTTCCTCTGGGGATAATCTGGAAGCTTCTCTCCCCATGATAACTTTCAAGCAGGAGGAACTAGAGAATGAAGAGCTGAAGCCCAGGGAAGAGCCCCGGTCTGCAGTTGAGCAGGAGATTGTTCAGGAAACGTTCAACAAAAACTTTGTCTGCAATGTCTGTGAATCaccttttctttccattaaagATCTAACCAAACATTTATCTATCCATGCTGAAGAATGGCCCTTCAAATGTGAATTTTGTGTGCAGCTCTTTAAGGCTAAAACTGATCTGTCAGAACATCGCTTTTTGCTTCATGGAGTTGGGAATATCTTTGTGTGTTCGGTTTGTAAAAAAGAGTTTGCTTTTTTGTGCAATTTGCAGCAGCACCAGCGAGATCTCCACCCAGATAAGGTGTGCACACACCATGAGTTTGAGAGCGGCACGCTCAGGCCCCAGAACTTCACAGATCCCAGCAAGGCCCACGTAGAACATATGCAGAGTTTGCCGGAAGACCCCCTAGAAACCtcgaaagaagaagaagaattaaatGATTCCTCTGAAGAGCTCTACACGACCATAAAAATAATGGCTTCTGGAATAAAGACAAAAGACCCAGATGTTCGACTGGGTCTCAATCAACATTACCCAAGCTTTAAGCCACCTCCATTTCAGTACCATCACCGAAACCCCATGGGGATCGGCGTGACGGCCACAAATTTCACTACGCACAATATCCCGCAGACTTTCACCACTGCCATTCGCTGCACAAAGTGTGGGAAGGGCGTAGACAACATGCCAGAGTTACACAAACACATCCTGGCATGTGCCTCTGCTAGTGACAAGAAGAGGTACACGCCTAAGAAAAACCCAGTCCCCTTGAAACAGACTGTGCAGCCCAAGAACGGCGTGGTGGTTTTCGATAACTCGGGGAAAAACGCCTTCAGACGGATGGGACAGCCCAAGAGGCTGAACTTCAGTGTCGAGCTCAGCAAGATGTCCTCGAACAAGCTCAAGCTAAATgcattgaagaagaaaaaccagcTTGTCCAGAAAGCAATCCTGCAAAAAAACAAATCCGCAAAGCAGAAGGCCGACCTAAAAACCGCCTCCGAGTGCTCCTCGCACATCTGCCCGTACTGTCACAGAGAGTTCACGTACATCGGGAGCCTGAATAAGCACGCCGCTTTCAGCTGCCCCAAAAAACCGCTttctccttccaaaaaaaaagcTGCCCATTCATCCAAGAAAGGTGGACACCCGTCACCTGCGAGTAACGACAAAAACAATAGCGGCCACCGCAGGCGGACCGCGGACGCTGAGATCAAGATGCAAAGTGTGCAGGCACCCCTGGGCAAGACCAGGGCGCGCAGCTCAGGCCCGGCACAAGTCCCGCTGCCCTCGTCGGCCTTCAGGTCCAAGCAGAATGTCAAGTTCACGGCTTCGGTGAAGTCCAAAAAGCCAAGCTCCTCCTTAAGGAACTCAAGCCCCATAAGAATGGCCAAAATAACCCACGGcgaggggaaaaaacccaaagctGTGGCCAAGAATCATCCTGCTCAGCTCGCGAGCAAGACGTCCCGGAGCCTGCACGTGAGGGTACAGAAAAGCAAAGCCGTCTTACAGAGCAAATCCGCTCTGGCCAGTAAGAAAAGAACAGACCGGTTCAATGTAAAATCTAGAGAACGGAGTGGGGGGCCAGTCACCCGAAGCCTCCAGCTGGCAGCTGCTGCCGAGCCGGGCGACAGCAGGAGGGAGGATGGTGGTGGCGGCAAGCAGGAGCTGAAGGACTTCAGGTAAGCCGAGGCTTCCAGGGCCACAGGAGAGCCGAGCTGCCGAGCGCGGGGGGGAAGACGGTCAGAAGACAACAATATTCTTGCCCGAtggctattttttcctttttcctgtagAATTTTGACATAAGCATTTAAAGGAAGTAGCTGTTGGTTAATTTACGTTGGAGGCACGAAGAAGGGTCACTGCTGGGCTGCCTCAGCCACGAATTCCCAGCTTTT from Panthera leo isolate Ple1 chromosome C1, P.leo_Ple1_pat1.1, whole genome shotgun sequence encodes the following:
- the PRDM2 gene encoding PR domain zinc finger protein 2 isoform X1, with amino-acid sequence MNQNATEPVAAAESLAEVPEHVLRGLPEEVRLFPSAVDKTRIGVWATKPILKGKKFGPFVGDKKKRSQVKNNVYMWEVYYPNLGWMCIDATDPEKGNWLRYVNWACSGEEQNLFPLEINRAIYYKTLKPIAPGEELLVWYNGEDNPEIAAAIEEERASARSKRSSPKSRKGKKKSQESKNKANKAEDTPLKTSEPDSASANMRDSAEGKLRSWTCSGPKEDEKPSASTAEQTAVLQEAVSQDVLPEPVVSPTACAPHAEPEEKPEAANCEVNDLEEEEEEEEDEDDELEEEGEEEADTPNESSVKEPEIRCDEKPEDLLEEPKNVSRDALEGSPGLTPVSRTPKTKEEANGDVFETFMFPCQHCERKFTTKQGLERHMHIHISTVNHAFKCKYCGKAFGTQINRRRHERRHEAGLKRKPGLAPQPSEEPADGRSSGDSVAPKDDSTPPGLGQDSLLLRPEKAPPENVGSSVAEENGEVKELHPCKYCKKVFGTHTNMRRHQRRVHERHLIPKGVRRKGGLLEEPRPPAEQAPPAQSVYVPSTEPEEDGEADDVYIMDISSNISENLNFYIDGKIQTSSSTSNCDVIEMESGSADLYGINCLLTPVTVEITQNVKAAQAPVADDLPKEPSSSTNSESKKRRTASPPALPKIKAETESEPSVPACSLLPLSISTSEAVSFHKEKSVYLSSKLKQLLQTQDKLTPPAGISATEIPKLGPVCVSAPASMLPVTSSRFKRRTSSPPSSPQHSPALRDFGKQSDGKAVWTDAVLGSKKPKLESHSNSPAWSLSGREERETVSPPGFDEYKVSKEWAAGPTFSNVCNQQPLDLSSGVKQKAEGTGKTPVHWESVLDLSVHKKPCSDSEGKESKENHLVQPACSVIKKKKPTTRMLQKVLLNEYNGVDLPAENAADVTRSPSPCQSLDPQPDSGLGPDAGLSAPVVESPPDVSPSSPALQTSSLSAGQLPPLLIPTHPSSPPACPPVLTVATPPPPLLPTVPLPASSSGASPRPCPSPLSNATVQSPLPILSPTVSPSPSPIPSVEPLTSAASPGPPTLSSSSSSSSSSSSFSSSSSSSSPSPPPLSAVSSVVSSGDNLEASLPMITFKQEELENEELKPREEPRSAVEQEIVQETFNKNFVCNVCESPFLSIKDLTKHLSIHAEEWPFKCEFCVQLFKAKTDLSEHRFLLHGVGNIFVCSVCKKEFAFLCNLQQHQRDLHPDKVCTHHEFESGTLRPQNFTDPSKAHVEHMQSLPEDPLETSKEEEELNDSSEELYTTIKIMASGIKTKDPDVRLGLNQHYPSFKPPPFQYHHRNPMGIGVTATNFTTHNIPQTFTTAIRCTKCGKGVDNMPELHKHILACASASDKKRYTPKKNPVPLKQTVQPKNGVVVFDNSGKNAFRRMGQPKRLNFSVELSKMSSNKLKLNALKKKNQLVQKAILQKNKSAKQKADLKTASECSSHICPYCHREFTYIGSLNKHAAFSCPKKPLSPSKKKAAHSSKKGGHPSPASNDKNNSGHRRRTADAEIKMQSVQAPLGKTRARSSGPAQVPLPSSAFRSKQNVKFTASVKSKKPSSSLRNSSPIRMAKITHGEGKKPKAVAKNHPAQLASKTSRSLHVRVQKSKAVLQSKSALASKKRTDRFNVKSRERSGGPVTRSLQLAAAAEPGDSRREDGGGGKQELKDFSYSLRLASRCPPPAAPYITRQCRNVKATAAAQFQGPLFKE
- the PRDM2 gene encoding PR domain zinc finger protein 2 isoform X2, giving the protein MNQNATEPVAAAESLAEVPEHVLRGLPEEVRLFPSAVDKTRIGVWATKPILKGKKFGPFVGDKKKRSQVKNNVYMWEVYYPNLGWMCIDATDPEKGNWLRYVNWACSGEEQNLFPLEINRAIYYKTLKPIAPGEELLVWYNGEDNPEIAAAIEEERASARSKRSSPKSRKGKKKSQESKNKANKAEDTPLKTSEPDSASANMRDSAEGPKEDEKPSASTAEQTAVLQEAVSQDVLPEPVVSPTACAPHAEPEEKPEAANCEVNDLEEEEEEEEDEDDELEEEGEEEADTPNESSVKEPEIRCDEKPEDLLEEPKNVSRDALEGSPGLTPVSRTPKTKEEANGDVFETFMFPCQHCERKFTTKQGLERHMHIHISTVNHAFKCKYCGKAFGTQINRRRHERRHEAGLKRKPGLAPQPSEEPADGRSSGDSVAPKDDSTPPGLGQDSLLLRPEKAPPENVGSSVAEENGEVKELHPCKYCKKVFGTHTNMRRHQRRVHERHLIPKGVRRKGGLLEEPRPPAEQAPPAQSVYVPSTEPEEDGEADDVYIMDISSNISENLNFYIDGKIQTSSSTSNCDVIEMESGSADLYGINCLLTPVTVEITQNVKAAQAPVADDLPKEPSSSTNSESKKRRTASPPALPKIKAETESEPSVPACSLLPLSISTSEAVSFHKEKSVYLSSKLKQLLQTQDKLTPPAGISATEIPKLGPVCVSAPASMLPVTSSRFKRRTSSPPSSPQHSPALRDFGKQSDGKAVWTDAVLGSKKPKLESHSNSPAWSLSGREERETVSPPGFDEYKVSKEWAAGPTFSNVCNQQPLDLSSGVKQKAEGTGKTPVHWESVLDLSVHKKPCSDSEGKESKENHLVQPACSVIKKKKPTTRMLQKVLLNEYNGVDLPAENAADVTRSPSPCQSLDPQPDSGLGPDAGLSAPVVESPPDVSPSSPALQTSSLSAGQLPPLLIPTHPSSPPACPPVLTVATPPPPLLPTVPLPASSSGASPRPCPSPLSNATVQSPLPILSPTVSPSPSPIPSVEPLTSAASPGPPTLSSSSSSSSSSSSFSSSSSSSSPSPPPLSAVSSVVSSGDNLEASLPMITFKQEELENEELKPREEPRSAVEQEIVQETFNKNFVCNVCESPFLSIKDLTKHLSIHAEEWPFKCEFCVQLFKAKTDLSEHRFLLHGVGNIFVCSVCKKEFAFLCNLQQHQRDLHPDKVCTHHEFESGTLRPQNFTDPSKAHVEHMQSLPEDPLETSKEEEELNDSSEELYTTIKIMASGIKTKDPDVRLGLNQHYPSFKPPPFQYHHRNPMGIGVTATNFTTHNIPQTFTTAIRCTKCGKGVDNMPELHKHILACASASDKKRYTPKKNPVPLKQTVQPKNGVVVFDNSGKNAFRRMGQPKRLNFSVELSKMSSNKLKLNALKKKNQLVQKAILQKNKSAKQKADLKTASECSSHICPYCHREFTYIGSLNKHAAFSCPKKPLSPSKKKAAHSSKKGGHPSPASNDKNNSGHRRRTADAEIKMQSVQAPLGKTRARSSGPAQVPLPSSAFRSKQNVKFTASVKSKKPSSSLRNSSPIRMAKITHGEGKKPKAVAKNHPAQLASKTSRSLHVRVQKSKAVLQSKSALASKKRTDRFNVKSRERSGGPVTRSLQLAAAAEPGDSRREDGGGGKQELKDFSYSLRLASRCPPPAAPYITRQCRNVKATAAAQFQGPLFKE
- the PRDM2 gene encoding PR domain zinc finger protein 2 isoform X4, encoding MWEVYYPNLGWMCIDATDPEKGNWLRYVNWACSGEEQNLFPLEINRAIYYKTLKPIAPGEELLVWYNGEDNPEIAAAIEEERASARSKRSSPKSRKGKKKSQESKNKANKAEDTPLKTSEPDSASANMRDSAEGKLRSWTCSGPKEDEKPSASTAEQTAVLQEAVSQDVLPEPVVSPTACAPHAEPEEKPEAANCEVNDLEEEEEEEEDEDDELEEEGEEEADTPNESSVKEPEIRCDEKPEDLLEEPKNVSRDALEGSPGLTPVSRTPKTKEEANGDVFETFMFPCQHCERKFTTKQGLERHMHIHISTVNHAFKCKYCGKAFGTQINRRRHERRHEAGLKRKPGLAPQPSEEPADGRSSGDSVAPKDDSTPPGLGQDSLLLRPEKAPPENVGSSVAEENGEVKELHPCKYCKKVFGTHTNMRRHQRRVHERHLIPKGVRRKGGLLEEPRPPAEQAPPAQSVYVPSTEPEEDGEADDVYIMDISSNISENLNFYIDGKIQTSSSTSNCDVIEMESGSADLYGINCLLTPVTVEITQNVKAAQAPVADDLPKEPSSSTNSESKKRRTASPPALPKIKAETESEPSVPACSLLPLSISTSEAVSFHKEKSVYLSSKLKQLLQTQDKLTPPAGISATEIPKLGPVCVSAPASMLPVTSSRFKRRTSSPPSSPQHSPALRDFGKQSDGKAVWTDAVLGSKKPKLESHSNSPAWSLSGREERETVSPPGFDEYKVSKEWAAGPTFSNVCNQQPLDLSSGVKQKAEGTGKTPVHWESVLDLSVHKKPCSDSEGKESKENHLVQPACSVIKKKKPTTRMLQKVLLNEYNGVDLPAENAADVTRSPSPCQSLDPQPDSGLGPDAGLSAPVVESPPDVSPSSPALQTSSLSAGQLPPLLIPTHPSSPPACPPVLTVATPPPPLLPTVPLPASSSGASPRPCPSPLSNATVQSPLPILSPTVSPSPSPIPSVEPLTSAASPGPPTLSSSSSSSSSSSSFSSSSSSSSPSPPPLSAVSSVVSSGDNLEASLPMITFKQEELENEELKPREEPRSAVEQEIVQETFNKNFVCNVCESPFLSIKDLTKHLSIHAEEWPFKCEFCVQLFKAKTDLSEHRFLLHGVGNIFVCSVCKKEFAFLCNLQQHQRDLHPDKVCTHHEFESGTLRPQNFTDPSKAHVEHMQSLPEDPLETSKEEEELNDSSEELYTTIKIMASGIKTKDPDVRLGLNQHYPSFKPPPFQYHHRNPMGIGVTATNFTTHNIPQTFTTAIRCTKCGKGVDNMPELHKHILACASASDKKRYTPKKNPVPLKQTVQPKNGVVVFDNSGKNAFRRMGQPKRLNFSVELSKMSSNKLKLNALKKKNQLVQKAILQKNKSAKQKADLKTASECSSHICPYCHREFTYIGSLNKHAAFSCPKKPLSPSKKKAAHSSKKGGHPSPASNDKNNSGHRRRTADAEIKMQSVQAPLGKTRARSSGPAQVPLPSSAFRSKQNVKFTASVKSKKPSSSLRNSSPIRMAKITHGEGKKPKAVAKNHPAQLASKTSRSLHVRVQKSKAVLQSKSALASKKRTDRFNVKSRERSGGPVTRSLQLAAAAEPGDSRREDGGGGKQELKDFSYSLRLASRCPPPAAPYITRQCRNVKATAAAQFQGPLFKE
- the PRDM2 gene encoding PR domain zinc finger protein 2 isoform X3; the protein is MCIDATDPEKGNWLRYVNWACSGEEQNLFPLEINRAIYYKTLKPIAPGEELLVWYNGEDNPEIAAAIEEERASARSKRSSPKSRKGKKKSQESKNKANKAEDTPLKTSEPDSASANMRDSAEGKLRSWTCSGPKEDEKPSASTAEQTAVLQEAVSQDVLPEPVVSPTACAPHAEPEEKPEAANCEVNDLEEEEEEEEDEDDELEEEGEEEADTPNESSVKEPEIRCDEKPEDLLEEPKNVSRDALEGSPGLTPVSRTPKTKEEANGDVFETFMFPCQHCERKFTTKQGLERHMHIHISTVNHAFKCKYCGKAFGTQINRRRHERRHEAGLKRKPGLAPQPSEEPADGRSSGDSVAPKDDSTPPGLGQDSLLLRPEKAPPENVGSSVAEENGEVKELHPCKYCKKVFGTHTNMRRHQRRVHERHLIPKGVRRKGGLLEEPRPPAEQAPPAQSVYVPSTEPEEDGEADDVYIMDISSNISENLNFYIDGKIQTSSSTSNCDVIEMESGSADLYGINCLLTPVTVEITQNVKAAQAPVADDLPKEPSSSTNSESKKRRTASPPALPKIKAETESEPSVPACSLLPLSISTSEAVSFHKEKSVYLSSKLKQLLQTQDKLTPPAGISATEIPKLGPVCVSAPASMLPVTSSRFKRRTSSPPSSPQHSPALRDFGKQSDGKAVWTDAVLGSKKPKLESHSNSPAWSLSGREERETVSPPGFDEYKVSKEWAAGPTFSNVCNQQPLDLSSGVKQKAEGTGKTPVHWESVLDLSVHKKPCSDSEGKESKENHLVQPACSVIKKKKPTTRMLQKVLLNEYNGVDLPAENAADVTRSPSPCQSLDPQPDSGLGPDAGLSAPVVESPPDVSPSSPALQTSSLSAGQLPPLLIPTHPSSPPACPPVLTVATPPPPLLPTVPLPASSSGASPRPCPSPLSNATVQSPLPILSPTVSPSPSPIPSVEPLTSAASPGPPTLSSSSSSSSSSSSFSSSSSSSSPSPPPLSAVSSVVSSGDNLEASLPMITFKQEELENEELKPREEPRSAVEQEIVQETFNKNFVCNVCESPFLSIKDLTKHLSIHAEEWPFKCEFCVQLFKAKTDLSEHRFLLHGVGNIFVCSVCKKEFAFLCNLQQHQRDLHPDKVCTHHEFESGTLRPQNFTDPSKAHVEHMQSLPEDPLETSKEEEELNDSSEELYTTIKIMASGIKTKDPDVRLGLNQHYPSFKPPPFQYHHRNPMGIGVTATNFTTHNIPQTFTTAIRCTKCGKGVDNMPELHKHILACASASDKKRYTPKKNPVPLKQTVQPKNGVVVFDNSGKNAFRRMGQPKRLNFSVELSKMSSNKLKLNALKKKNQLVQKAILQKNKSAKQKADLKTASECSSHICPYCHREFTYIGSLNKHAAFSCPKKPLSPSKKKAAHSSKKGGHPSPASNDKNNSGHRRRTADAEIKMQSVQAPLGKTRARSSGPAQVPLPSSAFRSKQNVKFTASVKSKKPSSSLRNSSPIRMAKITHGEGKKPKAVAKNHPAQLASKTSRSLHVRVQKSKAVLQSKSALASKKRTDRFNVKSRERSGGPVTRSLQLAAAAEPGDSRREDGGGGKQELKDFSYSLRLASRCPPPAAPYITRQCRNVKATAAAQFQGPLFKE